From a single Georhizobium profundi genomic region:
- a CDS encoding ferredoxin:protochlorophyllide reductase (ATP-dependent) subunit N: MTTVLDRTTSPATPSTSPAPLLRERGQREVFCGLTSIIWLHRKLQDAFFLIVGSRTCAHLMQSAAGVMIFAEPRFATAIIEDRDLAGMADLHDELDRIVARVVARRPEIRMIVLVGSCPSEVIKLDLSKAAERLQARGQYAGVRFLTYTGSGIETTFTEGEDRFLASLVTALPAQEQNAKPRLLVAGCLADVVEDQFRRIFTALGIEQVDFLPMRESTVMPSVGPSTTVLLAQPYLTETARLLQSRGCQLLHPLFPLGEEGTTAWLRAAADAFGVDPGRFEAITRPGRDRARIAMTRARSELEGKSLFLFPDSQLEPALARVLSREAGMVPLEVGTPFLNRLHLSSELDLLPSDVTLSEGQDVDRQLDRLRDAAPDLTVCGMGLANPLEAEGFATKWSIELVFTPIQGYDQAGDLAELFMRPLRRRALLQTGRA, encoded by the coding sequence ATGACGACCGTGCTCGACCGGACAACCTCACCCGCAACGCCTTCTACCTCGCCTGCGCCCCTATTGCGCGAACGCGGTCAGCGCGAAGTCTTCTGTGGCCTCACCTCCATCATCTGGCTGCACCGCAAGCTGCAGGACGCATTCTTCCTGATCGTCGGATCACGGACATGCGCCCATCTCATGCAGTCTGCCGCCGGCGTGATGATCTTCGCCGAACCGCGTTTCGCAACCGCGATCATCGAGGACCGAGACCTCGCCGGCATGGCCGACCTGCATGACGAGTTGGACCGCATCGTTGCCCGCGTCGTGGCCCGGCGCCCGGAGATCCGGATGATCGTGCTCGTCGGCTCCTGCCCGTCGGAAGTGATCAAGCTCGATCTTTCCAAGGCGGCCGAACGGCTGCAGGCCCGCGGCCAATACGCTGGCGTTCGCTTCCTCACCTATACCGGAAGCGGCATAGAGACGACGTTCACCGAAGGCGAAGACCGATTTTTGGCAAGCCTCGTGACGGCCCTGCCCGCGCAGGAGCAGAACGCCAAGCCGCGCCTGCTCGTTGCCGGCTGTCTGGCAGACGTGGTGGAAGACCAGTTCCGCCGCATCTTCACCGCGCTTGGGATTGAGCAGGTCGATTTTCTGCCGATGCGCGAAAGCACGGTCATGCCGTCCGTTGGCCCGTCGACCACGGTGCTTCTGGCGCAGCCCTATCTCACCGAAACCGCCCGTCTCCTGCAGTCTCGCGGTTGTCAGCTGCTGCATCCGCTATTTCCGCTCGGCGAAGAAGGCACGACTGCCTGGCTTCGGGCTGCGGCAGACGCATTCGGCGTCGATCCCGGCCGGTTCGAAGCCATAACCCGGCCCGGACGAGACCGCGCCCGCATCGCCATGACGCGCGCCCGCTCTGAACTTGAGGGCAAGTCGCTCTTCCTGTTCCCCGATTCACAGCTGGAACCTGCCCTGGCCCGCGTTTTGTCGCGCGAAGCAGGCATGGTGCCGCTCGAAGTCGGAACGCCCTTCCTCAACCGCCTGCACCTGTCTTCCGAACTTGACCTTCTGCCAAGCGATGTGACGCTCAGCGAAGGCCAGGATGTCGATCGCCAACTCGATCGGCTGCGCGATGCTGCACCGGATCTCACGGTTTGCGGCATGGGCCTTGCCAATCCGCTCGAGGCGGAAGGGTTCGCGACCAAATGGTCGATCGAGCTCGTCTTCACCCCGATCCAGGGCTATGACCAGGCCGGCGATCTCGCCGAGCTGTTCATGCGCCCCTTGCGCCGTCGCGCGCTTCTTCAGACCGGGAGAGCGTGA
- the bchF gene encoding 2-vinyl bacteriochlorophyllide hydratase has product MAGSSTRQCVALYTVEERARRDQTVWTLVQGILAPIQFLAFVVSALLIARYLATGEGATAAHTSIVVKTLLLYAIMITGSIWEKVVFGRYLFAPAFFWEDMFSMVVLALHTAYLAALLSGALETTQLLWLAVAAYATYVINAAQFIVKLRQARLSRGDDATAASYAGGAAS; this is encoded by the coding sequence ATGGCGGGATCGAGTACCAGGCAGTGCGTAGCGCTTTATACGGTTGAAGAGCGCGCCCGCCGGGACCAGACCGTGTGGACCCTGGTTCAGGGGATCCTTGCGCCGATACAGTTCCTTGCCTTCGTCGTCTCCGCCCTCTTGATTGCGCGCTATCTCGCAACCGGTGAGGGGGCGACGGCTGCGCACACATCCATCGTCGTCAAGACCTTGCTTCTCTATGCGATCATGATCACCGGCTCGATCTGGGAGAAGGTCGTGTTCGGACGCTACCTTTTCGCACCCGCCTTCTTCTGGGAAGACATGTTCTCGATGGTGGTGCTGGCGCTTCATACCGCCTATCTCGCGGCGCTTCTTTCAGGCGCCCTGGAGACCACACAGCTTCTCTGGTTGGCGGTGGCCGCCTACGCAACCTATGTCATCAACGCCGCCCAGTTCATCGTGAAGCTGCGGCAGGCCCGGCTTTCACGCGGTGACGACGCGACCGCTGCCTCCTATGCAGGAGGCGCAGCGTCATGA
- a CDS encoding cobalamin B12-binding domain-containing protein encodes MSDTAHRIQAVGLDSRPADYLRQIGAQRPFAPLLPIDDMMIAAFTETLRAPGFWACESAVDILRDRLQRRQTIQDAVFAPAARLAGAYWSSDVWSFLDVTVAVSRLKRLLVQEVRQRHRPPNVGARSILLSAAPGETHDFGLHYVALAFERAGYAVDLRTGADEAELMAALVMHRYDLVGLSLSAECLLDRLTLFIGNVRNKDKTRDVLFLVGGNAFVSRPEYAVGVGADFLATDPDTAVYLAQLRLGSHAGREQALAR; translated from the coding sequence ATGAGCGATACTGCACATCGTATCCAAGCGGTCGGCCTGGACAGTCGGCCTGCCGATTACCTGCGGCAGATCGGTGCGCAACGCCCATTTGCGCCGCTGCTGCCTATCGATGACATGATGATTGCGGCTTTTACCGAAACGTTGCGGGCGCCCGGCTTTTGGGCGTGCGAGAGTGCGGTGGACATTTTGCGCGACAGGTTGCAACGGCGACAAACCATTCAGGATGCGGTGTTTGCACCAGCCGCGCGGCTTGCGGGTGCCTATTGGTCCAGCGATGTCTGGTCGTTTCTCGACGTCACGGTCGCTGTCTCAAGATTGAAGCGTCTGCTCGTGCAGGAAGTTCGGCAGCGCCATCGACCGCCCAATGTCGGCGCCCGCTCCATCCTGCTTTCCGCGGCGCCGGGTGAGACGCATGATTTCGGCCTTCATTACGTGGCGCTGGCATTCGAGCGTGCCGGTTATGCCGTCGACTTGCGGACCGGAGCCGACGAGGCCGAACTCATGGCGGCACTGGTTATGCACAGATACGATCTGGTAGGGCTGTCTCTATCTGCCGAATGCTTGCTCGACAGGTTGACATTGTTTATCGGGAACGTGCGTAACAAGGATAAGACCCGGGACGTTTTATTCCTCGTCGGAGGTAATGCGTTCGTCAGTCGCCCGGAGTACGCCGTTGGTGTCGGTGCGGACTTCTTGGCCACGGATCCCGACACGGCGGTTTATCTTGCGCAGCTGCGATTGGGATCGCATGCGGGGCGGGAGCAAGCTTTGGCGCGGTAG
- the ppsR gene encoding transcriptional regulator PpsR, whose product MDHQPADEFSRSFTSQQSLLGDLGPAAILAIAQTASDITLVLNADGTVIDVAYRDRDLSRYRPESWVGRLFAETVTLESLEKVEALLADAARNSRTRARQVNHPAPGFPDLPVSYALLSFPDQKVHLALGSDLRGVAQMQQRLVAAQIEMERDYRRLRDAEARYRVLFQAEDEGLVALDGTSLRIIDANEAAGRLFGRPVAKLIGMSSVQLLAASEPAELAATLADVRARGVSEQIVVDAADGIGALTLSIIPFRLAGAVELLIRIKPSGSPLAGEAYGKDFFSGLPDGHVVTDRQGVVLEANPAFLDLIRVLSPERVVGKSLDNWLGVTGVDVQIILSNLREHRVVSRFQTILRDGFGGRHDVELSAGQIDEAGGTFGFSIREVAAAAADVVRTAGEGGLPYQVEQFADLVGRVPLKDLVRDTSDIIEKMCIESALRLTGNNRASAAEMLGLSRQSLYIKLRRYNLADFTGEE is encoded by the coding sequence ATGGACCATCAACCTGCCGACGAATTCAGTCGCTCCTTTACGAGCCAGCAGTCCCTGCTGGGTGATCTCGGCCCGGCTGCTATCTTGGCGATCGCCCAGACCGCATCCGACATCACGCTCGTGTTGAACGCCGATGGCACCGTCATCGACGTCGCCTATCGCGACCGAGATCTGTCGAGATACAGGCCGGAATCCTGGGTCGGCCGGCTTTTCGCAGAGACTGTGACGCTCGAAAGCCTCGAAAAGGTCGAGGCGCTGCTCGCCGATGCCGCACGCAATTCACGCACACGAGCGCGGCAGGTCAATCATCCGGCTCCCGGGTTTCCCGATCTGCCGGTGTCCTATGCGCTTCTGAGCTTCCCGGATCAGAAAGTCCATCTCGCTCTCGGCTCGGATCTGCGCGGCGTCGCGCAAATGCAGCAAAGACTGGTGGCGGCTCAGATCGAGATGGAGCGCGACTATCGCCGGCTGCGAGATGCGGAAGCCCGGTATCGCGTGCTGTTCCAGGCGGAAGATGAAGGGCTGGTCGCCCTCGACGGCACAAGCCTGCGCATCATCGATGCCAATGAAGCTGCGGGTCGGCTTTTCGGGCGCCCGGTTGCGAAGCTCATCGGCATGTCTTCCGTTCAGCTGCTGGCTGCAAGCGAGCCAGCCGAACTGGCGGCGACGCTTGCCGACGTGCGTGCGCGTGGGGTTTCTGAGCAGATCGTCGTCGATGCCGCCGATGGTATCGGTGCTCTCACTCTCTCCATCATTCCGTTTCGCCTTGCCGGGGCGGTGGAGCTTCTAATTCGTATCAAGCCGAGTGGAAGCCCATTGGCCGGTGAGGCCTATGGCAAGGACTTCTTCAGCGGTTTGCCCGATGGCCATGTGGTGACCGATCGGCAGGGCGTCGTGCTGGAGGCCAACCCCGCCTTTCTCGATCTCATTCGGGTGCTGAGCCCGGAAAGGGTGGTGGGAAAGTCGCTCGACAACTGGCTCGGCGTTACGGGCGTGGACGTGCAGATTATTCTGTCCAACCTGCGTGAGCACCGGGTCGTCAGCAGGTTTCAGACGATCCTGCGCGACGGTTTTGGCGGGCGGCACGATGTCGAATTGTCGGCTGGACAGATCGACGAGGCTGGCGGCACGTTCGGGTTTTCGATCAGGGAGGTTGCGGCTGCTGCTGCCGATGTCGTGCGCACAGCCGGCGAGGGCGGCTTGCCCTATCAGGTGGAGCAATTTGCGGACTTGGTCGGGCGCGTTCCCCTCAAGGATCTCGTTCGGGACACGTCCGATATCATTGAGAAAATGTGCATCGAATCCGCGCTTCGTCTCACGGGCAACAACCGCGCATCGGCTGCCGAAATGCTGGGCTTGAGCCGCCAGAGCCTCTACATCAAGCTGCGTCGCTACAATCTCGCTGACTTCACCGGCGAGGAATGA
- the chlG gene encoding chlorophyll synthase ChlG: MAQFATAHPNPAYPTLSATIALLKPITWFAPMWAFGCGVVASGVPLQERWVAIVLGILLAGPLVCGASQAANDWYDRFVDAINEPHRVVPSGRMPGRWAFYIAAMASVISLWIGYLLGPWVLGATVVGLVLAWIYSAPPLRLKRNGWLGAAAVGLCYEGLPWFTAAAAALGGYPGHQTLIIAVLYSIGAHGIMTLNDFKAVEGDRRMGLASLPVTLGTDRACRVACFFMAAAQIAVVALLIVWGAPVHAAIVAALIVVQLGLMRRLLADPEGRAAWYNATGTTLYVLGMLAAAFALRGVQGGL, from the coding sequence ATGGCCCAATTTGCGACCGCGCATCCGAATCCTGCCTACCCAACGCTTTCGGCGACGATCGCGCTGTTGAAGCCGATCACGTGGTTCGCGCCCATGTGGGCGTTCGGCTGCGGGGTTGTGGCATCCGGCGTGCCGCTCCAGGAGCGCTGGGTCGCCATCGTTCTCGGCATCCTCCTCGCCGGTCCGCTCGTCTGTGGCGCAAGCCAGGCGGCCAATGATTGGTACGATCGGTTCGTCGATGCGATCAACGAGCCGCACCGGGTGGTACCGTCCGGCCGCATGCCGGGACGCTGGGCGTTTTACATTGCCGCCATGGCGAGCGTCATTTCGCTCTGGATTGGCTATCTGCTGGGCCCCTGGGTGCTTGGCGCTACCGTGGTGGGCCTTGTTCTTGCCTGGATCTACAGCGCCCCGCCGCTGCGCTTGAAGCGCAATGGCTGGCTCGGCGCCGCCGCCGTCGGGCTCTGCTACGAAGGCTTGCCCTGGTTTACGGCTGCTGCCGCGGCGCTTGGCGGCTACCCGGGCCATCAGACGCTGATCATCGCGGTGCTTTACAGTATAGGCGCGCACGGAATCATGACACTGAACGATTTCAAGGCTGTTGAGGGTGATCGGCGGATGGGGCTCGCGTCCCTGCCGGTGACGCTCGGAACCGATCGAGCCTGCCGGGTCGCCTGTTTCTTCATGGCTGCGGCGCAAATTGCAGTGGTGGCTCTGCTCATTGTTTGGGGCGCGCCAGTGCATGCCGCCATCGTTGCGGCGCTGATCGTGGTGCAGCTTGGCCTCATGCGCCGGCTTCTCGCCGATCCGGAAGGACGTGCGGCCTGGTACAACGCGACCGGCACGACGCTCTACGTTCTCGGCATGCTCGCTGCGGCATTTGCGCTTCGCGGCGTTCAGGGCGGGCTTTGA
- a CDS encoding BCD family MFS transporter, with protein sequence MGSAKQSNALSALGWIDIVRLGLVQASLGAIAVLSTSTLNRVMVVELALAAMVPGILVTLHYAVQITRPLWGHGSDIGGRRTSWILGGLALAGLGSVGAAAASAVMATNFALGMALAVVDFILIGIGIGAAGTSLLALLATNTAAPRRAGAATLVWLMMIAGMAITSIAAGAFLDPFTPGRLVVVTAIVSVAALALAGLSLAGIEGRLRRTSQLAPEQVVAKVSFRESLADAWADRQARRFTIFVFLSMLAFSAQDLILEPYAGLVFAMTPGETTTLSGIQSGGVFIGMLLVGLLGSSLGRTRPGVLKIFTVTGCIASAMALALLGASSQSAGVWPLTANVFALGFANGVFAVAAIGSMMALAGAANRPGERPREGMRMGLWGAAQAIAFGLGGFAGTIVVDIARAVLPVEEAYALVFMIEAGLFLIAAAVALAIAMPSAARPRATTSPSPDVLQPAE encoded by the coding sequence ATGGGCAGCGCGAAGCAGAGCAATGCCCTTAGCGCCCTTGGCTGGATCGATATCGTCAGGCTGGGCCTGGTGCAGGCCTCGCTCGGCGCCATTGCGGTGCTTTCAACCTCCACACTGAACCGGGTGATGGTCGTTGAGCTGGCGCTGGCAGCCATGGTGCCCGGGATCCTCGTCACCCTTCATTATGCCGTGCAGATCACGCGGCCGCTTTGGGGACATGGATCCGATATCGGCGGTCGGCGCACATCGTGGATTCTCGGCGGCCTCGCGCTTGCCGGCCTCGGCAGTGTCGGCGCGGCGGCTGCAAGCGCTGTGATGGCGACGAACTTCGCGCTGGGCATGGCACTCGCGGTGGTCGACTTCATTTTGATCGGGATCGGCATCGGTGCTGCCGGCACCTCGCTGCTGGCGCTTTTGGCCACGAATACGGCAGCACCTCGCCGCGCGGGAGCCGCCACCCTCGTCTGGCTGATGATGATTGCAGGAATGGCGATTACGTCCATTGCTGCGGGCGCCTTTCTCGATCCCTTCACGCCGGGGCGGCTCGTCGTCGTCACCGCGATCGTCAGTGTCGCCGCGCTGGCGCTGGCTGGCCTGTCGCTTGCCGGCATCGAAGGCAGATTGCGTCGCACTTCCCAGCTTGCACCCGAGCAGGTGGTGGCAAAGGTGTCGTTCCGTGAAAGCCTGGCCGATGCATGGGCCGACCGGCAGGCGCGTCGCTTCACCATCTTTGTCTTTTTGTCGATGCTCGCCTTCAGTGCGCAGGATCTCATCCTGGAGCCCTATGCTGGCCTCGTCTTCGCCATGACGCCCGGTGAAACCACGACGCTTTCCGGCATTCAGAGCGGCGGTGTCTTCATCGGCATGCTTCTGGTGGGCCTTCTCGGCAGCAGCCTTGGGCGCACGCGCCCAGGCGTTTTGAAGATCTTCACGGTCACTGGCTGTATCGCTTCGGCCATGGCGCTTGCTCTTCTCGGGGCATCCTCTCAGAGCGCTGGCGTATGGCCGCTCACAGCCAATGTGTTCGCGCTTGGTTTTGCCAATGGCGTCTTCGCGGTTGCTGCGATCGGCTCCATGATGGCGCTTGCCGGTGCTGCCAACCGGCCGGGCGAACGGCCGCGCGAAGGCATGCGCATGGGCCTCTGGGGCGCGGCGCAGGCGATTGCCTTCGGGCTCGGCGGATTTGCGGGCACGATCGTCGTCGACATCGCGCGTGCCGTTCTTCCCGTCGAAGAGGCTTACGCGCTGGTGTTCATGATCGAAGCCGGTCTCTTTCTGATTGCCGCCGCCGTCGCTCTCGCGATCGCCATGCCGTCCGCGGCAAGGCCACGCGCGACGACCTCGCCCTCACCAGATGTTCTGCAACCCGCGGAGTAA
- a CDS encoding geranylgeranyl diphosphate reductase, whose translation MSPAEYDVAIIGGGPAGATAAYELAKSGASVLLLDREGRPKPCGGAVPPRLIEDFAIPSEQIVARVGSARIISPKSQAVEMTIDGHRRRAGTSYVGMVDREHFDRWLRRRAQAAGAHVEQGTFDRVEERTGGGFALNYRDAKGARVSCRSRLVIGADGANSAVRRQMFSPAARPPYVFAYHEIVCSPESGDFDKSRCDVVYDGAISPDFYGWVFPHGPVTSVGVGSAKKGFDLKAATSELRRRSGLGDAEIVRREGAPLPLYPLKRFDNGRGVLLIGDAAGVVAPSSGEGIYYAMCSGELAGHAALEALRTNDVRALKSVRSEFGRMHGRTFFILRMMQYFWYSSDGRRERFVSMCRDPDVQKLTWESYLDKKIVRREPMAHLRVFLKDMSHLMGIAKA comes from the coding sequence ATGAGCCCTGCCGAATACGACGTTGCCATTATCGGTGGAGGCCCGGCAGGAGCGACTGCCGCGTATGAGCTCGCCAAGTCCGGCGCCAGCGTTCTGCTGCTTGATCGGGAAGGGCGGCCCAAGCCTTGCGGCGGAGCTGTTCCGCCCCGGCTGATCGAGGATTTCGCCATTCCTTCCGAACAGATCGTGGCGCGTGTCGGCTCGGCGCGCATCATTTCGCCAAAGTCGCAGGCGGTCGAGATGACGATCGACGGACATCGCCGCCGTGCTGGCACATCCTATGTCGGCATGGTCGACCGGGAGCATTTCGATCGCTGGCTCAGGCGGCGGGCGCAAGCCGCCGGCGCCCATGTCGAGCAAGGCACGTTCGATCGCGTCGAAGAACGCACAGGCGGCGGCTTCGCGCTCAATTACCGCGATGCGAAGGGTGCGCGCGTTTCGTGTCGGTCGCGGCTGGTCATCGGTGCGGATGGGGCGAATTCAGCCGTGCGGCGGCAGATGTTTTCACCCGCCGCGCGGCCGCCCTACGTATTTGCCTATCACGAAATCGTTTGTTCGCCCGAAAGCGGAGACTTCGACAAGTCGCGGTGCGACGTCGTTTATGACGGTGCCATTTCGCCGGATTTCTACGGCTGGGTGTTTCCGCACGGGCCGGTCACCAGCGTGGGCGTCGGCAGTGCTAAAAAGGGCTTCGATCTGAAAGCTGCGACCAGCGAATTGCGGCGCAGGTCCGGCCTTGGAGATGCGGAGATCGTGCGGCGGGAAGGCGCGCCGCTGCCGCTTTATCCATTGAAGCGCTTCGACAACGGCCGCGGCGTTCTCCTGATCGGCGATGCCGCCGGCGTCGTGGCGCCGTCTTCCGGCGAGGGGATCTATTACGCCATGTGCAGCGGCGAACTGGCTGGCCATGCGGCGCTGGAAGCACTGCGGACCAACGATGTGCGTGCATTGAAAAGCGTGCGCAGCGAATTCGGGCGCATGCATGGGCGCACCTTCTTCATCCTGCGCATGATGCAGTATTTCTGGTACTCGAGCGACGGCCGCCGCGAGCGCTTCGTGTCCATGTGCCGCGATCCCGACGTCCAGAAGCTGACTTGGGAATCCTATCTCGACAAAAAGATCGTGCGGCGCGAGCCGATGGCGCATTTGCGCGTCTTTCTCAAGGACATGTCGCACCTGATGGGCATCGCCAAGGCATGA
- a CDS encoding TspO/MBR family protein — MALAVFVILVLAAASTGAIFKPGPWYERLDKPSWTPPNIAFPIVWSILYVMIAAAGSLVWREAGWSLPIILWGAQLILNAAWSWLFFGRRRMDLALMEVSVLWLAIAGFIVTSWSVSSTASLLFVPYLVWVSIAAALNRSVLNRNPHAQSHAA, encoded by the coding sequence ATGGCACTCGCAGTTTTCGTCATTCTCGTCCTTGCCGCCGCTTCCACCGGGGCGATCTTCAAGCCCGGCCCCTGGTACGAGCGGCTCGACAAGCCTTCCTGGACGCCGCCGAACATCGCCTTTCCGATTGTCTGGTCGATCCTTTACGTCATGATCGCGGCGGCAGGCTCGCTGGTCTGGCGTGAGGCCGGCTGGTCGCTGCCGATTATTCTCTGGGGCGCGCAGCTCATCTTGAATGCGGCCTGGTCCTGGCTGTTCTTCGGCCGACGGCGCATGGATCTGGCGCTGATGGAGGTCAGTGTGCTCTGGCTCGCGATCGCAGGCTTCATCGTTACCTCATGGTCTGTGTCTTCAACTGCATCCCTTCTCTTCGTGCCCTATCTCGTTTGGGTTTCGATCGCAGCAGCGCTGAACCGATCGGTGCTCAATCGCAACCCTCACGCACAATCGCATGCCGCGTGA
- a CDS encoding MipA/OmpV family protein translates to MTLKLAVALGTAFSGLSASIALAADATMGAVPMGQDPVIQESGGLPFGIVAGGYAFISPVYEGSDEYRVVGFPIVYPRFYGDGPGLGDRFTLRGLDDVRFAVIQHQGFEFGPLAGYTFGRDQDDADLINGIGDVDGGLIVGGYAGYKFEPFFIDAAFATQVTGQDDAGYQIKVAAGVDHTITDRLDMTATLSTAYASDDYMDTYFSVTPAQAASSVAGLAPYDADGGFKNVALDLAFDYRLTERATFTGSVGYSRLIGDAADSSITASENQFRGGVGLTYTFGRIQ, encoded by the coding sequence ATGACGTTGAAACTTGCTGTTGCGCTTGGCACTGCTTTTTCCGGCCTTTCGGCATCGATTGCTCTTGCGGCCGATGCGACCATGGGCGCGGTCCCGATGGGACAGGATCCCGTGATCCAGGAAAGCGGCGGTTTGCCCTTCGGCATCGTTGCCGGTGGCTATGCATTCATTTCGCCGGTCTACGAAGGCTCGGATGAATATCGCGTCGTCGGTTTCCCGATCGTCTATCCGCGCTTTTATGGCGATGGACCTGGTCTCGGTGACCGCTTCACGCTCCGTGGACTCGACGATGTCCGCTTCGCTGTCATCCAGCATCAGGGCTTCGAATTCGGTCCACTCGCCGGCTATACGTTTGGTCGCGACCAGGATGACGCCGATCTCATCAACGGTATCGGCGATGTCGATGGCGGCCTCATCGTCGGCGGTTATGCCGGCTACAAGTTCGAACCGTTCTTCATCGATGCCGCCTTCGCCACGCAGGTGACCGGCCAGGATGACGCCGGGTACCAGATCAAGGTTGCGGCAGGCGTCGATCACACGATCACCGACCGGCTCGACATGACCGCGACGCTCTCCACGGCCTACGCGTCGGACGACTACATGGACACCTACTTCTCGGTGACTCCAGCGCAGGCGGCTTCATCTGTTGCGGGGCTTGCACCTTATGATGCCGATGGTGGTTTCAAGAACGTGGCGCTCGATCTTGCCTTCGACTACCGCCTGACCGAGCGCGCGACGTTCACGGGCAGCGTCGGCTATTCACGCCTCATCGGAGATGCGGCCGACAGCTCGATCACCGCTTCGGAAAACCAGTTCCGTGGCGGCGTTGGCCTCACCTACACGTTCGGCCGCATTCAATAA